The Candidatus Cloacimonadota bacterium nucleotide sequence TTTGATGCTTGGCGAAAAAGAATATACAAAACTCCAGGGTTTTATGGGATGGCAATATGCCTTGAATGATGGAGAAGATAAACAAGTGGCAAAAGCAATTTTTGAACAATATCTGCCAAGATACAAAGACGATATTCTGCCTGAAACACAAACCGGTACGGTCTTATCTTTAGTTGATAAAATGGACACAATTTGTGGATGCTTTGCAATTGGGCTTATTCCTACCGGTTCTTATGACCCTCTTGGTTTGAGAAGAGCCGGAAATGGCATTATTAAAATTTTGGATAAAAACAATTTATCAATCAATCTAAAAGTTTTAATTGATAAAAGCTTGCAATCTTTTAAATCTATAATAAAAGTAAATAGAAATACAGAATCACAAATAATACTTTTCTTCAGCCAAAGAATCAAGAATCATTTAGAAAATTATAAGATTGACTATGATGTTGTAGACGCAGTTATGTCAATTGGATTTTTTGATATACCTGATTTAATTATTAGAGCAAAAAAACTGCAGATTTTTAAATCTCATGAAGATTTTCGTAAACTTATTATTGGATTTAAAAGAGTGTCTAATATACTATCAGATTCCGAATATGAAGCAGATTTGGATGTAAAACTGTTTCAAGAAAAGGAAGAAAAGAAACTCTATCAAAAGGTAATGCAGATAGCTCCTGAGTATGAAAGAAGTGTTGCTGAAAAAAACTATCAAAAGAGCCTTGATTTATTAGTTTTGCTGAAAGATGACATTGATGCCTTTTTTGATAATGTTATGGTAATGGTTGAAGATAAAAAAATACGAGAAAATAGGATGGCATTGCTAAGGATGATTAATAAAAATTTCTTAAAAACTGCAGATTTGTCAAAAATAGTTTACGAAATTTAATTAGTTGAAATGGTTGAACTGGTTGAATCGGTTGAATTGGTTGAACTAATTATGGAGAACTAAGAATGGCAATAAATATTTCTCATAGAGCAAAAGCGATTAATCCTTCACCAACATTAACAGTTTCTTCTTTAGCAAAAAGGATGCAGGCTAATGGAATTGATGTAATAAATTTTGGTGTAGGAGAACCTGATTTCAATACTCCAGATTATATCAAAGAATCAGCAAAAAAAGCAATAGATGATAATTTTACAAGATACACAGCCTCTGCTGGAATTCTTGAATTGAGAGAGGCAATTTCTACAAAATTCAAGAAAGATAATAATCTAAATTACAACCCAGAAGATATTCTGGTTTCGCCTGGAGCTAAGGCTGCAATCGTATTTATCTTAATGGCTGTTTGTGACCCCAGAGATGAGGTTTTAATCCCATGCCCATACTGGGTAAGCTACACTTCTCAGGTAGAAATGGTTGACGCCTTTCCTGTTCTTTTGCATACAAATATGTCCTGTAATTTTAAAATAAACACACAACAGCTTGAAGAAACTATACTTTCTCTCAGCAATCCTAAAGCCCTTATTTTAAACTCTCCCAACAATCCGACCGGTACGATTTATAATAAAAAGGATTTAAAAAAAATTGCTGAAGTTTGTCTTAAGCATAATATTCTAATAATTTCTGATGAAATCTATGAGAAGCTTATTTATGATGGAGCACAGCATGTTTCAATTGCTTCCATTTCTGATGAAATTTTTAAAATTACTGTCGTGATAAATGGAATTTCAAAAGCTTATGCAATGACAGGCTGGAGACTTGGTTATGCAGCGGGTCCCACAGAAATTATTAAGCGAGCAAGTCGTATACAGAGCCATATTACTTCCTGCGTTAATTCTATAACTCAAAAAGCTGCTGTTACTGCTCTATTAGAAAATGATGGAAGTATTGAAATGATGAGAGAAACATTTGAAAAACGAAGAAATTATTTAGTAAATGAACTAAATCAAATCCCACATATTAAATGTATTATGCCAAAAGGGGCATTTTATGCAATGCCAAATATTTCTTATTATCTAAATAATTCCCAAATAAAAAATTCTGTAGATTTGTGCCAATATCTGCTGAAAGATTATCATGTTGCTGTTGTTCCAGGTTCTGCCTTTGGTGTGGATAATTATGTCCGCTTTTCCTATGCGAA carries:
- a CDS encoding pyridoxal phosphate-dependent aminotransferase produces the protein MAINISHRAKAINPSPTLTVSSLAKRMQANGIDVINFGVGEPDFNTPDYIKESAKKAIDDNFTRYTASAGILELREAISTKFKKDNNLNYNPEDILVSPGAKAAIVFILMAVCDPRDEVLIPCPYWVSYTSQVEMVDAFPVLLHTNMSCNFKINTQQLEETILSLSNPKALILNSPNNPTGTIYNKKDLKKIAEVCLKHNILIISDEIYEKLIYDGAQHVSIASISDEIFKITVVINGISKAYAMTGWRLGYAAGPTEIIKRASRIQSHITSCVNSITQKAAVTALLENDGSIEMMRETFEKRRNYLVNELNQIPHIKCIMPKGAFYAMPNISYYLNNSQIKNSVDLCQYLLKDYHVAVVPGSAFGVDNYVRFSYANSIDNIKEGVKRFADGLKNLL